One Thomasclavelia spiroformis DSM 1552 DNA window includes the following coding sequences:
- the bioD gene encoding dethiobiotin synthase, with the protein MIKGLFITGTNTDVGKTYVTARIIKELNKIYQTAYYKAALSGIKIVDEKIISSDLKYVCDYANLKENSSKVSFIYQQAFSPHLASRYDKNFVDLNVIKKDLDDLSLNHDIIVVEGSGGIICPLKAEDELIMLSDVMKLTKYPLIIVTSATLGSINSAVLTALYAKSLGLKVLGFIMNYFDKDNIIHQDNYKMIEKLSGYKVLGYLEKNGDEIKRFI; encoded by the coding sequence ATGATAAAAGGATTATTTATTACCGGTACTAATACAGATGTCGGTAAAACCTATGTCACTGCAAGAATCATTAAGGAATTAAATAAAATATATCAAACAGCTTATTATAAAGCTGCTTTAAGTGGAATTAAAATTGTTGATGAAAAAATAATTTCTAGTGATTTAAAATATGTATGTGATTATGCTAATTTAAAAGAAAATAGTAGTAAAGTATCTTTTATTTATCAACAGGCTTTTTCACCACATTTAGCTTCTCGCTATGATAAGAATTTTGTTGATTTAAATGTTATAAAAAAAGATTTAGATGACTTATCTTTAAATCATGATATTATTGTTGTTGAAGGTAGTGGCGGAATTATTTGTCCTTTGAAAGCTGAAGATGAACTAATTATGCTTAGTGATGTAATGAAACTTACAAAATATCCTTTAATAATTGTTACTTCAGCTACTTTAGGAAGTATCAATAGTGCTGTTTTAACTGCCTTATATGCTAAAAGCTTAGGACTTAAGGTGTTAGGTTTTATTATGAATTATTTTGATAAAGATAATATAATTCATCAAGATAATTATAAAATGATTGAAAAATTAAGCGGATATAAAGTTTTAGGTTATCTTGAAAAAAACGGTGATGAAATTAAGAGGTTTATATGA
- a CDS encoding tRNA (mnm(5)s(2)U34)-methyltransferase, giving the protein MKTMTEYVKNKILSSTYTTAIDFTMGNGNDTLTLSKVTKKVYSFDIQELALKNTKKLIKDINNVELILDSHENFDKYVNNYDIGVFNLGYLPQGDHHITTMVDTTLIAIDKAVKCLNKDGHLYIVVYIGHNEGKKESVKVDEYVSKLDHQSYNVSLFKMMNKQNAPYIIEIEKRK; this is encoded by the coding sequence ATGAAAACAATGACAGAATATGTAAAAAACAAAATATTAAGTAGTACTTATACTACAGCAATTGATTTTACTATGGGTAATGGAAATGATACTTTAACTTTAAGTAAAGTAACTAAAAAAGTATATAGTTTTGATATTCAAGAATTAGCTTTAAAGAATACTAAAAAATTAATTAAAGATATAAATAATGTTGAACTTATTTTAGATAGTCATGAAAATTTTGATAAGTATGTTAATAATTACGATATCGGTGTATTTAATTTAGGATATTTACCTCAAGGTGATCATCATATTACAACAATGGTAGATACTACACTTATTGCTATTGATAAAGCTGTTAAATGTTTAAATAAAGATGGTCACCTTTATATCGTTGTTTATATTGGTCATAATGAAGGTAAAAAAGAAAGTGTTAAAGTGGATGAATATGTTAGTAAATTAGATCATCAATCATATAATGTATCATTATTTAAAATGATGAATAAACAAAATGCCCCATATATAATAGAAATTGAAAAAAGAAAATAG
- a CDS encoding class I mannose-6-phosphate isomerase gives MSYDRFPETKIIGYDHEVFNDEQAIYQELLKYKDLHCIVVDCYPGVDDEIFRLIKNIYQPEITIKSEDIFYDSKILNDKMKSNLTDDRVRGVMYYGVMEDFVDHDKLVETKKLLASKDKKILIYGVGAGLISTGDLYIYCDLARWEIQLRYRQGMPNFKCDNFDEDILKKVKRGYFIEWRISDKHKIKMFNSIDYIIDSNEKGHPKMITGLALREGLKQLVKQPFRLVPYFDPGVWGGQWMKEHCNLDPHEKNYAWSFDGVFEENSLYLRYNDTRIEIPAMDLVLYLPIELLGMKNYCRFGAEFPIRFDFLDTIEGQNLSLQVHPLMEYIKSHFGMTYTQDESYYILDADDGGVYLGLKESINFNEMVDDLKLAQDGKRIFDADKYINYFPAKKHDHFLIPAGTVHCSSSGCMVLEISATPYIFTFKLWDWNRLGLDGLPRPIHLDDGIKNIQQNRTTSWVEKQLINNIQVICDGDYLEEKTGLHELEFIETRRFTTSTITYHDCQEGVHMLNLVDGKEALVESPNHAFEPFVVHYAETFVIPSAIGKYTIRPVDNEKIIFIKAFVRN, from the coding sequence ATGAGTTATGACCGTTTTCCAGAAACAAAAATAATTGGCTATGATCATGAAGTTTTTAATGATGAACAAGCAATTTATCAAGAATTATTAAAATATAAAGATCTACATTGTATAGTTGTAGACTGTTATCCAGGGGTTGATGATGAAATATTTAGATTAATTAAAAACATATATCAACCGGAAATCACTATTAAAAGTGAAGATATTTTTTATGATAGTAAGATACTTAATGACAAAATGAAATCGAACCTTACGGATGATCGAGTAAGGGGAGTAATGTATTATGGTGTTATGGAAGATTTTGTTGATCACGATAAATTAGTAGAAACAAAGAAATTATTAGCTAGTAAAGATAAAAAGATTTTAATTTATGGTGTTGGAGCTGGATTAATTAGTACAGGTGATTTATATATTTATTGTGATTTAGCACGTTGGGAAATTCAGCTACGGTATCGACAAGGAATGCCAAATTTTAAATGTGATAATTTTGATGAAGATATTTTAAAAAAGGTAAAACGTGGTTATTTTATAGAATGGCGAATTAGTGATAAACATAAAATAAAAATGTTTAATAGTATTGATTATATAATTGATAGTAATGAAAAAGGGCATCCTAAAATGATAACGGGTTTAGCATTAAGAGAAGGATTAAAGCAGCTTGTTAAACAACCATTTAGATTAGTACCATATTTTGATCCAGGTGTTTGGGGCGGGCAATGGATGAAAGAACATTGTAATTTAGATCCGCATGAAAAAAATTATGCTTGGAGTTTTGATGGTGTTTTTGAAGAAAATAGTTTATATTTACGTTACAATGATACCCGTATAGAAATACCAGCAATGGATCTTGTATTGTATTTACCAATAGAATTATTAGGAATGAAAAATTATTGTCGTTTTGGAGCAGAGTTTCCAATTAGGTTTGATTTTTTGGATACAATTGAAGGACAAAATTTAAGTTTACAAGTACATCCTTTAATGGAATATATTAAGTCCCATTTTGGAATGACTTATACTCAAGATGAAAGTTATTATATATTAGATGCTGATGATGGAGGTGTCTATTTAGGGCTTAAAGAAAGTATAAATTTTAATGAAATGGTTGATGATTTAAAATTAGCTCAAGATGGAAAGCGCATTTTTGATGCGGATAAATATATAAATTATTTTCCTGCTAAAAAACATGATCACTTTTTAATTCCCGCAGGAACTGTTCATTGTTCGTCATCGGGGTGTATGGTTTTAGAAATAAGTGCAACTCCATATATTTTTACTTTTAAACTTTGGGATTGGAATAGGTTAGGGTTAGATGGGTTACCTCGACCAATCCATCTTGATGACGGTATTAAAAATATTCAACAAAATCGCACAACTAGTTGGGTAGAAAAACAGCTTATTAATAACATTCAAGTTATTTGTGATGGTGATTATTTAGAAGAAAAAACTGGTTTACACGAATTAGAATTTATCGAAACGAGAAGATTTACTACATCTACAATAACTTATCATGATTGTCAAGAAGGCGTTCACATGTTAAATTTAGTAGATGGTAAAGAAGCACTTGTCGAAAGTCCAAATCATGCATTTGAGCCATTTGTTGTTCATTATGCAGAAACGTTTGTTATCCCTAGTGCAATAGGTAAATATACAATTAGACCTGTTGATAATGAAAAGATAATCTTTATTAAAGCTTTTGTTAGAAATTAA
- the ltrA gene encoding group II intron reverse transcriptase/maturase: MELMEKIISEKNLQIAIKRVRQNKGAPGVDKMTVHEVEQWFSQYRDEVVHQIMNKKYRPMPVKRVYIPKPNGKQRPLGIPTVVDRVIQQAMLQVLTEVYEPIFSEHSYGFRPKRSAHMAMEEVLYYLNEGYEWIVDLDIEKFFDTVNHDKLISILREHVNDSKTLHLIRAYLRAGVLDKGLIKSTTTGTPQGGPISVVLSNIYLDKFDKELESRGLRFVRYADDCIIFVKSEMSANRVMKSVTTWLERKLFLKVSATKTKVVRPMKGQFLGFAFYKNGEHWKCTPTKDRKKRLYEKIKIILSRRHAVSTPLSITFTKVNQIVRGWINYFRIGSIKLFLDEFGQWLRHKIRCVIIKQWKIPTTIYRNLMKLNKACKCNFDEETIYKCANTRLGWYRRSGQNVVNFIISPKILAIQKGERPGLVNPLEYYLKSL; encoded by the coding sequence ATGGAATTAATGGAAAAGATTATAAGTGAAAAGAACTTACAAATCGCAATCAAAAGAGTCAGACAAAATAAAGGAGCACCGGGTGTAGATAAAATGACAGTTCATGAGGTCGAACAATGGTTTAGTCAATACAGAGATGAAGTTGTTCACCAAATAATGAACAAAAAATATCGCCCAATGCCAGTTAAACGTGTTTATATCCCTAAACCGAATGGTAAACAAAGACCATTGGGAATACCTACCGTTGTCGATAGAGTAATACAACAAGCAATGTTACAAGTTCTTACTGAAGTTTATGAACCAATTTTTAGTGAACACAGTTATGGTTTTCGTCCAAAACGTAGTGCTCACATGGCTATGGAGGAAGTATTGTATTACTTAAATGAAGGTTATGAATGGATTGTTGATTTAGATATTGAGAAGTTCTTTGATACAGTAAATCATGATAAATTAATTTCAATCTTAAGAGAGCATGTCAATGATAGTAAAACATTACATTTAATACGTGCATATTTAAGAGCGGGAGTTCTTGATAAAGGTTTAATAAAGAGTACAACTACAGGAACACCACAAGGTGGGCCTATTAGTGTTGTTTTATCAAATATTTATTTAGATAAATTTGATAAAGAACTGGAGTCAAGGGGATTGAGATTTGTACGTTATGCTGATGATTGTATCATCTTCGTTAAAAGTGAAATGAGTGCAAATCGTGTAATGAAATCAGTGACAACATGGCTAGAAAGAAAACTATTCTTGAAAGTTAGTGCAACGAAGACAAAAGTCGTACGTCCAATGAAAGGACAATTTTTAGGATTTGCATTCTACAAGAATGGAGAACATTGGAAATGCACACCTACTAAAGATAGAAAGAAACGCTTGTATGAAAAGATAAAAATAATTTTATCAAGAAGACATGCCGTTTCGACACCTCTATCCATTACATTTACAAAGGTAAATCAGATTGTAAGAGGTTGGATAAACTACTTTAGAATAGGGAGCATTAAATTATTTCTCGATGAATTTGGACAATGGCTACGTCATAAAATACGATGTGTCATTATCAAACAATGGAAAATACCAACAACAATTTATAGAAATCTGATGAAATTAAACAAGGCATGTAAATGTAATTTCGATGAGGAAACCATCTATAAATGTGCTAACACAAGATTAGGATGGTACAGAAGAAGTGGACAAAATGTTGTCAACTTCATCATATCTCCCAAAATTCTAGCTATACAAAAAGGAGAAAGACCTGGTTTAGTCAATCCCCTTGAATACTATCTTAAGAGTTTGTGA
- a CDS encoding sodium-dependent transporter, whose translation MKREKLSSRLGFILLSAGCAIGLGNIWRFPYMVGEYGGGAFVLVYLFFLIVLGLPIIVMEYSVGRASKKSIAQSFQLLEKKGQKWHWFSYVAMIGNYLLVMFYTTISGWMLAYFVKMLKGDFTGLTTVEVGKVFTDLQADPMASIFWMILVVVIGCLICVLGLQRGVEKITKVMMGLLLGVMILLVIKSLSLSGAMKGVEFYLIPDFNALKENGIFNAIYAAMGQAFFTLSVGMGGMAIFGSYIDRDHSLTGEGLRVLALDTFVAVMAGFIIFPACMSFGVDAGSGPGLVFVTLPNIFNVMDNGRIWGTLFFIFMNFAALSTIIAVFENIVSFSIDLLSWSRKKSVIVNFIIIVIGSIPCAIGFSVLSGFQPFGPGSAVLDLLDFLVSNVIMPFGSLVFLFFCTKKIGWGWKNFISEANAGKGIKFPEKTKFYVSWILPVIVVFIFISGLWEKLFM comes from the coding sequence ATGAAAAGAGAAAAATTATCTTCACGTCTAGGCTTTATTTTATTATCAGCAGGATGTGCAATCGGGCTAGGAAATATCTGGCGTTTTCCATATATGGTAGGAGAATATGGTGGCGGTGCATTTGTACTTGTATACTTATTTTTCTTAATTGTATTAGGTCTGCCAATTATTGTTATGGAATATTCAGTAGGGCGTGCTTCGAAAAAAAGTATTGCTCAAAGTTTTCAATTATTAGAAAAAAAAGGACAAAAATGGCATTGGTTTTCTTATGTAGCGATGATTGGAAATTATTTATTAGTAATGTTTTATACTACTATTTCAGGATGGATGTTAGCTTATTTTGTTAAAATGTTAAAGGGAGATTTTACGGGGTTAACTACAGTAGAAGTTGGTAAAGTATTTACAGATTTACAAGCTGATCCAATGGCTAGTATTTTTTGGATGATTTTAGTTGTAGTAATAGGATGTTTGATTTGTGTTCTTGGATTACAACGTGGAGTTGAAAAAATTACTAAAGTAATGATGGGATTATTACTTGGTGTAATGATTTTATTAGTTATTAAATCACTTAGTTTAAGTGGGGCAATGAAAGGAGTTGAGTTTTACTTAATTCCAGATTTCAATGCTTTAAAGGAAAATGGAATCTTTAATGCAATATATGCTGCCATGGGACAAGCATTTTTTACTTTAAGTGTCGGAATGGGTGGAATGGCTATTTTTGGTAGCTATATTGATCGTGATCATTCTTTAACCGGAGAAGGATTGAGAGTTTTAGCTTTAGATACTTTTGTTGCGGTAATGGCTGGTTTTATTATTTTTCCAGCATGTATGTCTTTTGGTGTTGATGCTGGAAGTGGACCAGGGTTAGTATTTGTTACGTTACCAAATATTTTTAATGTTATGGATAATGGTAGAATTTGGGGAACGTTATTTTTTATTTTTATGAATTTTGCAGCATTATCGACAATTATTGCTGTATTTGAAAATATTGTTTCTTTTTCAATTGATTTATTATCTTGGTCAAGAAAGAAAAGTGTTATTGTTAATTTTATTATCATCGTAATTGGAAGTATTCCATGTGCAATTGGTTTTAGTGTTTTATCTGGTTTTCAACCTTTTGGACCTGGTAGTGCAGTGTTAGATTTATTAGATTTTCTTGTATCAAATGTAATTATGCCATTTGGTTCACTAGTGTTTTTATTTTTCTGTACTAAAAAGATTGGTTGGGGTTGGAAAAATTTTATTAGTGAAGCTAATGCTGGTAAAGGAATTAAATTTCCTGAAAAAACTAAATTTTATGTTAGTTGGATATTACCAGTTATTGTAGTTTTTATTTTTATTAGTGGTTTATGGGAAAAGTTGTTTATGTAA
- a CDS encoding prepilin peptidase, whose translation MIASFANALIYRMPRQIAIYKGRSYCENCYHKLFWYDLIPIVSYLLLKGKCRYCHHKISINHLVFECFGGCLMIFCFYHFGLSFKMILIFLIVMNLIVIAIIDYNTMDIYLSTILSLLVLVITYRYLIGMNFVESAIAALLISLTMFIFNFFIPDSFGFGDIELMFVSGILLGIKRNILAFCLGVIIAGLYVSYLLIFKKVDVKKHIAFAPFLVVGIVILLFYGNQIIMWYMY comes from the coding sequence GTGATTGCAAGTTTTGCGAATGCTTTAATATATCGAATGCCAAGACAAATTGCTATTTATAAAGGACGAAGTTATTGTGAAAATTGTTATCATAAATTATTTTGGTATGATTTGATTCCAATAGTTAGCTATTTATTATTAAAAGGGAAATGTCGATATTGTCATCATAAAATTTCAATTAATCATTTGGTATTTGAATGTTTTGGTGGATGTTTGATGATTTTTTGTTTTTATCATTTTGGTTTATCATTTAAGATGATTTTGATATTTTTGATAGTGATGAATTTAATTGTAATAGCAATAATTGATTATAATACAATGGATATTTATTTATCGACGATTTTGTCTTTATTAGTCTTAGTTATTACATATAGATATTTAATAGGTATGAATTTTGTTGAAAGTGCTATTGCAGCACTATTAATAAGTCTAACTATGTTTATTTTTAATTTCTTTATTCCTGATAGTTTTGGCTTCGGTGATATTGAATTGATGTTTGTTTCAGGAATTTTGTTAGGAATTAAAAGAAATATTTTAGCTTTTTGTTTAGGAGTTATTATTGCAGGATTATATGTAAGTTATTTATTGATATTCAAAAAAGTGGATGTTAAAAAACATATTGCTTTTGCTCCTTTTTTGGTTGTGGGAATTGTTATATTGTTATTTTATGGAAATCAAATAATTATGTGGTATATGTATTAA
- a CDS encoding Cof-type HAD-IIB family hydrolase yields MYQVVFSDVDGTLLNDQHCITPLTLLAIKKIQQQGIPFVIVSARSPSGIYPILKENNLVCPMICYGGGMILNHENEIIYEKGMETSLALKIINYIEANNFDIAWCIYSFDDWLVKDCLDPRIIKEEQIVRAKSRQGNQIEIKKLSKVHKILCICNHEHINDLETKLKIMFKECQIVKSSNILIEITHQNISKAFAIKKYCDLLNINIKNTIAFGDQYNDLEMLKIVGCGIAMKNAPLGIKKEVKQVTKDNNHDGIYFALSKLNLFKEL; encoded by the coding sequence ATGTATCAGGTGGTTTTTAGTGATGTTGATGGAACTTTACTTAATGATCAGCATTGTATAACGCCATTAACACTTCTTGCAATTAAAAAAATTCAACAACAAGGAATACCTTTTGTTATTGTATCTGCACGTAGTCCCTCAGGAATCTATCCAATTTTAAAAGAAAATAATTTAGTTTGTCCTATGATCTGTTATGGTGGTGGAATGATTTTAAATCATGAAAATGAAATTATTTATGAGAAGGGAATGGAAACATCGTTAGCATTAAAGATTATCAATTATATTGAAGCTAATAATTTTGATATAGCTTGGTGTATTTATTCATTTGATGATTGGCTTGTTAAAGATTGTTTAGATCCAAGAATTATAAAAGAAGAACAAATTGTTAGGGCCAAATCTCGTCAAGGGAATCAAATAGAAATTAAAAAATTATCTAAAGTACATAAAATATTGTGTATTTGTAATCATGAACATATAAATGATTTAGAAACAAAATTAAAAATAATGTTTAAAGAATGTCAAATTGTTAAATCATCAAATATACTTATTGAAATTACACATCAAAATATTTCTAAAGCATTTGCAATTAAAAAATATTGTGATTTATTAAACATTAATATTAAAAATACAATTGCTTTTGGTGATCAATATAATGATTTAGAAATGCTGAAAATAGTAGGTTGTGGAATTGCAATGAAAAATGCACCTTTAGGAATAAAAAAAGAAGTGAAACAAGTAACTAAAGATAACAATCATGATGGAATATATTTTGCATTATCAAAATTAAATTTATTTAAGGAGTTATAA
- a CDS encoding cation-translocating P-type ATPase: MEAYQKTFSQVQHELSVNDQGLSPKEALIRMQKYGKNEIIASKQPSVFSIFIDQFKDLLVIILIVAALISAFTGEIESTLVIIVVITINAILGTIQSVKAQKSLNSLKKLSIPKVKVIRSGKKMEIPANELTIGDIVVIVAGDVISGDGRLIEANNLTINESALTGESESVEKQTLPLHHECSIADMNNMVFSGSLVTNGSGSYVVTKIGMNTQIGKIATMLNETKQRKTPLQKSLDEFSLRLSIGIIVICIFVLVMDVLFAKEQLLDALMVAVALAVAAIPEALGSIVTIVLSISTQKMAQENAIIKNLNAVESLGCISVICSDKTGTLTQNKMEATDIYTRDRRIKISELNHREYNHNILLKSFVICNNASISNGKNIGDPTEIALLEAYHNYCFNHDYDLKTKRRLELPFDSSRKLMSVASNNHLYTKGAPDVLLNRCKTILNDGYKEILTNRDKKKILEQNDFLASEGKRVLGFAYKKFYRNTLTIQDEYDLVFIGLVALIDPPRPESFQAVQDCISAGIKPIMITGDHATTACSIAMQIGIYKPGDKCLDGKQLDKMTDNQLYAYLPQISVYARVAPEHKIRIVKAWQKSGKVVAMTGDGVNDAPALKQSDVGVAMGITGSEVAKDGASMVLTDDNFATIVNAIMTGRIVYTNIKNAIIYLLSGNLSAIICVLVTSFLILPTPFLPVHLLFINLITDSLPAIAIGMEKGNEEILKQKPRNINKSLLNKETILQVGFEGLIISIFTMLSYFMGLRNNELTASSMAFGTLCLARLLHGFNCRSDLPLIKLPLNYYSLLAFLMGGLLLIWILISPNFHSFFSISELTLRQLAMIFIFATLPSIIIQFYKMIASRHNF; encoded by the coding sequence ATGGAAGCTTATCAAAAAACTTTTAGTCAAGTACAGCATGAATTATCAGTAAATGACCAGGGCCTTAGTCCAAAAGAAGCGTTAATTAGAATGCAAAAATATGGTAAAAATGAAATTATTGCAAGTAAACAACCGAGTGTGTTTTCAATATTTATTGACCAGTTTAAAGATCTTTTAGTAATTATTTTAATTGTTGCAGCTTTGATATCCGCGTTTACTGGCGAAATTGAAAGTACGTTAGTAATTATTGTAGTAATTACTATAAATGCTATATTAGGGACAATACAAAGCGTGAAAGCGCAAAAATCACTAAATAGTTTAAAGAAATTGTCAATTCCTAAAGTTAAAGTAATCCGTTCAGGAAAGAAAATGGAAATACCAGCAAATGAATTAACAATAGGCGATATTGTCGTTATTGTAGCAGGAGATGTGATTTCTGGTGACGGTCGTTTAATAGAAGCTAATAACTTAACGATAAATGAAAGTGCATTAACTGGAGAATCAGAAAGTGTCGAAAAACAAACTTTACCTTTACATCATGAATGTTCAATTGCTGATATGAATAATATGGTGTTTTCGGGTAGTTTAGTTACAAATGGAAGTGGCAGCTATGTTGTAACTAAAATAGGCATGAATACCCAAATTGGTAAAATAGCAACTATGCTTAATGAAACTAAGCAAAGAAAAACTCCTTTACAAAAGTCTTTAGATGAATTTTCATTAAGATTATCAATTGGAATCATAGTTATTTGTATTTTTGTTTTAGTGATGGATGTTTTGTTTGCTAAAGAACAGTTATTAGATGCTTTAATGGTGGCTGTTGCTCTAGCTGTGGCAGCTATTCCCGAGGCCTTAGGGTCAATTGTAACGATTGTATTATCTATCTCTACGCAAAAAATGGCTCAAGAAAATGCGATTATAAAGAATTTAAATGCAGTAGAAAGTTTAGGGTGTATATCGGTTATTTGTTCTGATAAAACAGGAACATTAACACAGAATAAAATGGAAGCTACTGACATATATACTCGTGATCGAAGAATTAAAATTAGTGAGTTGAATCATCGTGAATATAATCATAATATTTTATTGAAGTCTTTTGTAATCTGTAATAATGCATCAATTTCAAATGGTAAAAATATTGGTGATCCTACAGAAATTGCTTTGTTAGAAGCCTATCATAATTATTGTTTTAATCATGATTATGATTTAAAAACAAAGCGTCGTTTAGAACTTCCTTTTGATTCATCACGAAAATTAATGAGTGTTGCTTCGAATAATCATTTATATACTAAAGGGGCACCTGATGTTTTATTAAATCGTTGTAAGACTATTTTAAATGATGGTTATAAAGAGATTTTAACTAATCGAGATAAAAAGAAAATTTTAGAGCAAAATGATTTTCTAGCTAGTGAGGGGAAAAGGGTATTAGGCTTTGCTTATAAAAAATTTTATCGTAATACTTTGACGATTCAAGATGAATACGATTTAGTTTTTATCGGATTAGTTGCTTTAATAGATCCACCACGGCCTGAAAGTTTTCAAGCAGTTCAAGATTGTATTAGTGCTGGAATAAAACCAATTATGATTACTGGAGATCATGCAACGACAGCTTGCAGTATCGCTATGCAAATTGGAATATACAAACCCGGGGATAAATGTCTAGACGGTAAACAATTAGATAAAATGACTGATAATCAGCTATATGCTTATTTGCCACAAATTTCTGTTTATGCGCGTGTTGCTCCTGAACATAAGATTAGAATTGTTAAAGCGTGGCAAAAAAGTGGAAAAGTTGTTGCTATGACCGGTGATGGAGTAAATGATGCACCAGCTTTAAAACAAAGTGATGTTGGGGTAGCGATGGGGATTACAGGAAGTGAAGTTGCTAAAGATGGGGCAAGTATGGTTTTAACTGATGATAATTTTGCTACTATCGTTAACGCAATAATGACGGGACGAATTGTTTATACTAATATAAAAAATGCAATTATTTATCTATTGTCAGGTAATTTATCAGCGATTATCTGTGTATTAGTAACTTCATTTTTAATCTTACCGACGCCTTTTTTACCGGTTCATCTACTATTTATTAATTTAATAACTGATTCTTTACCGGCAATTGCAATTGGGATGGAAAAAGGAAATGAAGAAATTCTAAAGCAAAAACCACGGAATATCAATAAATCTTTATTGAATAAAGAAACAATTTTACAAGTCGGTTTTGAAGGTTTAATCATTAGTATTTTTACGATGTTGAGTTATTTTATGGGACTTCGAAATAATGAATTAACAGCTTCGTCGATGGCTTTTGGAACTCTATGTTTAGCACGATTATTACATGGTTTTAATTGTCGTAGTGATTTACCACTAATAAAATTACCGTTAAATTATTATAGTTTACTAGCATTTTTAATGGGAGGACTTCTACTAATCTGGATTCTTATTTCACCTAATTTTCATTCATTTTTTTCTATTAGTGAATTAACGTTAAGACAATTAGCGATGATTTTTATTTTTGCAACATTACCTAGTATTATTATCCAGTTTTATAAGATGATAGCTTCTAGACATAATTTTTAA
- a CDS encoding sporulation protein YunB has product MKKRYISLIIIIVLAIIIQLVCISITPALKTIASKEVNRFCQMIINNTPFPVELEHDDLIAISRNGDEIVAINFNTNYASSLGAKLVNQLEDLFYSIEAGTYQKEDNSFYQNKLQQMSDDGGVIATIRLGLLTDNPFLANVGPKINLKYKTISAITSTVEENIENYGVNHVMVSLKIVIKIRLMVLFPFYNEEFSHEYDYPLVMEVIEGEVPNWYQN; this is encoded by the coding sequence ATGAAAAAACGATATATATCATTGATTATAATAATAGTCTTGGCAATTATAATTCAATTAGTTTGTATTAGTATTACGCCAGCGTTAAAAACTATTGCCAGTAAAGAAGTCAATCGTTTTTGTCAGATGATCATCAATAATACACCATTTCCAGTAGAATTAGAACATGATGATTTAATTGCAATAAGCCGTAATGGTGATGAAATCGTCGCTATTAATTTTAATACTAATTATGCTTCAAGTCTTGGAGCAAAATTAGTGAATCAGTTAGAGGATCTTTTTTATTCAATTGAAGCAGGTACCTATCAAAAAGAAGATAATTCGTTTTATCAAAATAAATTGCAGCAAATGAGTGATGATGGAGGGGTAATTGCAACTATTAGATTAGGTCTTTTAACTGATAATCCGTTTTTGGCTAATGTTGGACCAAAGATAAATCTTAAATATAAAACCATTAGTGCCATTACTAGTACAGTTGAAGAAAATATAGAAAACTATGGTGTTAATCATGTTATGGTTTCGTTAAAGATTGTTATTAAGATTAGATTGATGGTGTTATTTCCTTTTTATAATGAAGAATTTTCACATGAATATGATTATCCACTTGTGATGGAAGTAATAGAAGGTGAGGTGCCAAATTGGTATCAAAACTAG